GAGGCCGGCGCCGACGGTGTAGCCGTTGCGATGATCGCCGGTGATGACGAAGGCGGCCGGCACGCCGCCGACGGTCACCTTCTCGTTGTTGTCCGAATAGGCGTAGCCGCCCTTCACATAGACCAGGCCGGGGCCCCAGGTGTAGCCGACGCGGCCGGTGATCGAGCCGAGGCCACGCTGGTCGTTGGTGTAGACGCCGCCCGGAAACACGGCGCCGACGCTGCCGGAGAGCCAGGAATACTGGCCTTCGACGCCGACCACGAAATTCGGGTGGAACTGCCAGTCGGCACCGACCTGCACGCCGCCGAGGAAACGGCCGTTGCCGTTGTTGCCGGTGGAGAGGCCGCTGAAATTGTTGTCGCTGGAGAACGCGCCGCCGACATGGC
The sequence above is drawn from the Bradyrhizobium amphicarpaeae genome and encodes:
- a CDS encoding outer membrane protein, producing MKKILFATVALLVVGAAAPAVGADLGNRNYYKSPAPAYAAPIYNWTGFYIGGHVGGAFSSDNNFSGLSTGNNGNGRFLGGVQVGADWQFHPNFVVGVEGQYSWLSGSVGAVFPGGVYTNDQRGLGSITGRVGYTWGPGLVYVKGGYAYSDNNEKVTVGGVPAAFVITGDHRNGYTVGAGLEYMFAPNWSAKAEYQYYNFGDASFTGGPLAGTGSFTTDDHTIKAGVNYRFNWASPAVARY